Proteins encoded in a region of the Teredinibacter purpureus genome:
- a CDS encoding ABC transporter substrate-binding protein, whose translation MPTLKPAQYFWLVAMIVLIAVYAAALVEYPLLFSTKTPVNIAVVGPMTVKGAEGDAEGMQKGRIMRQSVLLYQNTYNANLIEGQRPIKINVYDDQNNDNPSFLRSIIQNKIVAEDNIAVIGHRSSDVSTPAAKIYQEFEIPVVGGSATGPDITENNPWSFRVVPDNKAQGKSIARYIENSALFSFPLKIAVVQTRDPYGASMMDAFRNEIERQTEKSNKIDLSVFDIAVGDSFSMDDAYQFAQHLQQSNDESKRPSYQIIFLATHDNEGKKIIRALREEKTTENMIIIGGASIGKRVFSQHFKNLPREQEQPGFYTKNLYALSPIVFDTAGETGLNFYSRYLKAYGEMPDSSAAAYYDAIHTVVTALNNSDLNPEDGVQAMRAKLSEALHDIRTPETSVAGLANAIFFDEHGNVVRETIQMGQFLDDSFISTPIQIDLQNNEYEIKNVVYSALEILNISRVSIADNSFTADFLLWFRGPKGIDFDNIEFINAIDRKQLDASELVARSRVSSITGLEGDAEMKVEYRRYAATRTFSLNQQRGRSNFGEYVARIDFNHATLPRQKLVYARDMENANNQALARANYGLDPEAWTVRPPVSFQSTLTKPTFGDPALLMTDTRDLKFSKFSTMAIVNKNNFSLRGIVPPNLEKMIFKFSLFGWVCVAFLLAWLPQKLYILNSVIHAFILLTLEPLLLAWATKVSHMALLLPISTLFDMLWWLLFAATLSKGINVYLWDILDKAGSVSGHAEQQRITPTIFRSLTFVICYSLAILAIIGFVFDKDLTSLLATSGLVTLILGLALQPNLVDLFAGVVLNIERPFCIGDEIEIAGGASGVVKNISWRSTFLLNTEGSLVSVPNGEIAKSTIVKRLQKDVLPTTDEVVDDELNKPA comes from the coding sequence ATGCCAACACTAAAACCCGCCCAATATTTTTGGTTAGTGGCAATGATAGTTTTAATCGCTGTTTATGCCGCTGCTCTGGTCGAATACCCACTTCTGTTCTCCACAAAAACGCCGGTAAATATTGCCGTTGTGGGGCCAATGACGGTAAAAGGGGCAGAGGGCGACGCAGAGGGTATGCAAAAGGGTAGAATTATGCGGCAAAGCGTTTTGCTTTACCAAAATACCTACAACGCCAATTTGATTGAAGGGCAGCGGCCAATAAAAATCAACGTGTACGATGACCAAAACAACGATAACCCTAGTTTTCTACGCAGTATTATTCAGAACAAGATTGTTGCGGAGGATAATATTGCGGTTATTGGGCACAGGTCTTCAGATGTATCAACTCCTGCAGCAAAAATATACCAGGAGTTTGAAATTCCTGTTGTTGGCGGCTCAGCCACTGGGCCAGATATAACCGAAAACAATCCATGGTCGTTTCGAGTTGTACCTGACAACAAGGCGCAGGGGAAATCGATAGCACGTTATATTGAAAATTCGGCACTGTTTAGCTTTCCTCTCAAAATCGCAGTAGTGCAAACGCGTGATCCCTATGGGGCTTCGATGATGGACGCTTTTCGTAATGAAATAGAAAGGCAGACAGAAAAGTCGAACAAAATTGATTTAAGTGTTTTTGATATTGCCGTGGGCGACAGTTTTTCCATGGATGATGCCTACCAATTTGCACAACACTTACAACAGTCAAATGACGAAAGTAAACGACCATCCTATCAAATCATATTTTTGGCCACTCACGACAACGAAGGAAAGAAAATAATACGCGCTTTACGTGAGGAAAAAACCACCGAGAATATGATTATTATTGGTGGGGCATCTATTGGCAAACGTGTATTTTCTCAACATTTCAAAAACCTCCCTCGAGAACAGGAACAGCCCGGTTTCTATACAAAAAATTTGTATGCACTTAGCCCTATCGTATTCGACACGGCAGGCGAAACAGGGCTCAATTTTTACAGCCGGTATTTAAAAGCCTATGGTGAAATGCCGGATTCTTCTGCTGCAGCCTATTATGATGCCATTCACACGGTGGTTACTGCGCTCAATAACAGCGATCTAAATCCTGAGGACGGTGTTCAGGCAATGCGCGCTAAACTGAGCGAGGCCTTGCACGACATTAGAACACCGGAAACCTCGGTAGCCGGATTGGCCAATGCCATTTTTTTTGATGAACACGGTAATGTTGTTAGAGAAACGATCCAGATGGGTCAATTTTTGGATGATTCATTTATTTCTACGCCTATTCAAATCGACCTCCAAAATAATGAATATGAAATTAAAAATGTGGTGTATTCAGCATTAGAAATTCTCAATATTTCGAGGGTTTCAATAGCCGATAATTCGTTTACCGCAGACTTTTTACTATGGTTTCGCGGCCCGAAGGGTATTGATTTCGATAATATCGAATTTATTAATGCTATTGATCGCAAACAATTAGACGCCAGCGAATTGGTTGCTCGCTCGAGAGTGTCAAGTATCACCGGGCTAGAGGGCGATGCAGAGATGAAAGTGGAGTATCGGCGTTATGCTGCAACGCGCACCTTTAGCCTTAACCAGCAGCGAGGACGCAGTAATTTTGGCGAATATGTGGCCCGTATAGATTTCAACCACGCAACTTTACCACGACAAAAACTAGTGTATGCGCGGGATATGGAGAACGCCAACAATCAGGCCCTTGCACGAGCGAACTATGGCCTAGACCCAGAGGCATGGACTGTACGGCCCCCGGTTTCGTTTCAAAGCACACTCACAAAGCCAACGTTTGGCGACCCCGCTTTGCTGATGACAGACACAAGAGATTTGAAATTTTCAAAGTTTTCTACCATGGCTATTGTTAACAAAAATAATTTTTCGTTGCGCGGTATTGTGCCCCCCAATTTGGAGAAAATGATTTTTAAATTCAGCCTATTTGGTTGGGTATGTGTGGCATTTTTATTGGCGTGGTTACCGCAAAAACTGTACATACTGAACAGTGTAATCCACGCCTTTATTTTATTGACGCTGGAGCCTCTGCTGCTCGCTTGGGCAACGAAGGTCTCTCATATGGCGCTATTGCTCCCCATATCCACCCTGTTTGATATGTTGTGGTGGTTGTTGTTCGCCGCCACACTCAGTAAAGGGATTAACGTTTATTTATGGGATATTCTAGATAAGGCAGGCTCCGTCTCTGGTCACGCCGAACAACAGCGTATTACGCCTACTATTTTTCGGTCTCTCACCTTCGTAATATGTTATTCGCTAGCAATTTTAGCCATCATTGGCTTTGTCTTTGATAAAGACTTAACCAGCTTACTGGCTACATCAGGCCTTGTTACTTTGATTCTGGGTTTGGCGTTACAACCTAATCTGGTCGACCTCTTCGCTGGGGTCGTACTCAATATTGAGCGCCCGTTTTGCATCGGCGACGAGATAGAGATTGCGGGTGGGGCGTCGGGCGTGGTAAAAAACATCAGTTGGCGTAGCACTTTTTTATTAAATACAGAAGGTTCATTGGTATCCGTACCCAATGGTGAAATTGCGAAATCCACCATCGTGAAACGGCTACAAAAGGATGTTTTACCAACCACTGATGAGGTCGTAGACGACGAACTTAATAAACCTGCCTAA
- a CDS encoding ABC transporter substrate-binding protein, whose amino-acid sequence MRQSIRTISMLLFLLSTSVLVLLNSAKQKRIFILHSYNTDYAWTQQVNAGIRKAIAENANIASNYDVRYYYMNAKNIPFETAEDAQDPTILAKKSIDLYQPDILIAFDDIAQQYVVAPYYLNKPDMRIVFSGVNGDINNYCMTDERKPGQCYNDAQNVQGTLERIPVASVVEVIRLLKGRNKSLHGNHTRVHFLQDASATAKQDAEYLASVERKPDWKEVEFSRSPIIETFSEWQEYVAAITKDNADFLLVDGYRKLKLEKPEDTIDGMRLYADPADVADWTERNASVPIIGLNGFSSEDGFMLSVGVSPYELGRRAYRQAAQPESDDGANTTTEKIGVSHQYLVAVNACSLARRGVTLPNILEVFARTTDQYYTRAKGCQH is encoded by the coding sequence ATGCGACAATCCATACGCACTATCTCCATGCTGTTATTCTTACTTTCAACGTCCGTACTGGTGCTATTAAATAGTGCGAAACAAAAACGTATTTTTATTTTGCATAGTTACAATACAGACTACGCTTGGACGCAACAGGTCAACGCGGGTATCCGAAAAGCAATCGCGGAAAATGCGAATATTGCTTCGAACTACGATGTTCGCTATTACTACATGAATGCTAAAAACATTCCTTTTGAGACGGCAGAAGATGCTCAAGACCCCACCATTCTTGCCAAAAAATCAATAGACCTATACCAACCCGATATCCTTATCGCATTTGATGATATTGCTCAGCAATATGTCGTCGCCCCCTACTACCTGAATAAGCCTGATATGCGCATTGTATTTTCCGGTGTAAATGGTGATATAAACAATTACTGTATGACCGACGAAAGAAAACCGGGGCAGTGCTATAACGATGCGCAAAACGTGCAGGGTACACTCGAAAGAATCCCTGTGGCGAGCGTGGTTGAGGTTATTCGCCTGCTAAAAGGGCGCAACAAAAGCCTTCATGGCAATCATACTCGCGTACATTTCCTTCAAGATGCGTCTGCAACAGCCAAGCAGGATGCAGAATACCTTGCGTCTGTAGAACGTAAGCCCGATTGGAAGGAAGTTGAGTTTAGTCGTTCACCCATTATTGAAACCTTTTCCGAGTGGCAAGAATATGTAGCCGCCATCACAAAAGATAATGCAGATTTTTTGCTGGTGGATGGCTATCGAAAACTCAAGCTAGAGAAACCTGAGGATACAATCGATGGTATGCGGTTATATGCAGACCCCGCCGATGTTGCCGATTGGACGGAACGCAACGCCTCCGTGCCCATTATTGGTTTGAACGGGTTTTCCAGCGAAGATGGCTTTATGTTGTCGGTTGGTGTTTCACCCTATGAGTTGGGGCGTAGAGCCTATCGGCAGGCGGCACAGCCGGAAAGCGATGACGGTGCCAACACAACCACTGAAAAAATCGGTGTATCACACCAGTATCTTGTGGCGGTAAATGCTTGTTCATTAGCGCGGCGAGGCGTTACGTTACCCAACATATTGGAAGTTTTTGCCCGAACAACCGACCAATATTATACGAGAGCCAAAGGATGCCAACACTAA
- a CDS encoding SLC13 family permease has product MENSHTATDAINFGEQGTRSSTSDISQFLVDHPIFSGCKKEDLARCMAHASTREVAAGETLYRQGAPANSLYFLQRGQVELTLEENTIPIDGFLGEESAIGMDTYIYTAIAKTETTVIEMSTDFIRLQIAHTHFKKSIIDLFHQRLSGKPAMAIARAETWQPTIKTSTLVGWLLTLVAPVALYYGLDSFRSDSSLTSNAITYAAILSTCGIMWVFRLLPDYITGLFSILSAVLMGISPAKTAFSGFSSDSFFLAMSILGLSVVIKTSGLSYRTLIKLLRIGPASKLWYNLSFFSIGTLLTPFIPTTNGRITIVSPFLAEMLSSASKKVRETEGPRLKASLLFGTSLLSPIFVSSKSINFVVLGMLPVQVQESFQWVNWLLASIVVGVVIAALYAIASWVIFRNPEKFVICKDVIAEQDKLLGPVNSAEWSGLLGLTVLLLGLMFSTIHKIDIAWVAMAIMFYLVMFGFLEQKQFRAAIDWSFLVFLGSLIGMVAVIRETHLDIWLMNQMGFLTGLMGSNMEVFILVLALSLAAVRVVLPINATVVIFATLLIPVSTNLTVNPWLIGFLILLFAESFYRPYQASYYLLFQELTKGVVPAGEQKMLLLNIVITLIKLIAVYASMPYWASMGLL; this is encoded by the coding sequence ATGGAGAACAGCCATACCGCAACTGATGCAATTAATTTTGGCGAACAAGGTACACGCTCTAGCACGTCCGATATTAGCCAGTTTTTAGTCGATCACCCTATTTTCAGCGGTTGTAAAAAAGAAGATCTTGCTCGCTGTATGGCGCATGCTTCTACAAGAGAAGTTGCCGCTGGGGAAACCCTCTATCGGCAAGGCGCGCCTGCGAACAGCCTATATTTTCTACAGCGTGGGCAGGTTGAACTGACCCTGGAAGAAAACACAATACCGATTGATGGCTTTTTGGGTGAAGAATCGGCAATAGGTATGGACACTTATATATACACGGCTATCGCGAAAACCGAGACAACCGTTATTGAAATGTCGACGGATTTTATTCGTTTACAAATTGCCCACACGCATTTTAAGAAATCCATTATTGACCTATTCCATCAGCGATTGTCTGGGAAACCGGCAATGGCAATAGCGCGCGCGGAAACGTGGCAGCCAACAATAAAAACAAGCACCTTGGTTGGCTGGCTGTTAACTCTCGTGGCACCAGTGGCATTATATTACGGGCTGGATAGCTTTAGATCCGATTCGTCGCTCACCTCTAACGCTATTACCTACGCAGCAATTTTAAGTACCTGCGGAATAATGTGGGTGTTTCGGTTATTGCCCGATTACATTACCGGATTATTTTCCATCTTAAGCGCTGTATTAATGGGTATTAGCCCAGCCAAAACCGCTTTTAGTGGTTTTTCCAGCGACAGCTTTTTTCTGGCAATGAGTATTCTCGGATTAAGCGTGGTTATTAAAACATCCGGTTTGAGCTACCGAACCCTTATAAAGTTATTGCGTATTGGTCCAGCGAGCAAGCTTTGGTATAACCTCAGTTTTTTCTCCATTGGTACTCTGCTAACGCCTTTTATTCCTACCACTAACGGGCGTATAACCATTGTTTCTCCCTTTTTGGCCGAAATGTTATCGAGTGCATCAAAAAAAGTACGAGAAACCGAAGGGCCTAGATTAAAAGCGAGCTTACTGTTTGGCACCTCGTTGCTATCACCCATATTTGTAAGCAGCAAATCCATAAACTTTGTTGTGCTCGGCATGCTGCCCGTACAGGTGCAAGAATCGTTTCAATGGGTTAACTGGTTGCTTGCGTCTATAGTTGTTGGCGTGGTGATTGCCGCTCTATATGCGATTGCCAGCTGGGTTATATTTCGCAATCCTGAAAAATTTGTAATATGTAAGGATGTGATTGCCGAGCAGGACAAACTACTTGGGCCGGTGAACAGCGCTGAATGGTCTGGCTTGCTGGGGTTAACCGTATTATTGCTAGGCCTGATGTTTTCCACTATCCACAAAATCGATATTGCCTGGGTAGCCATGGCAATTATGTTTTATCTGGTGATGTTTGGCTTTTTAGAACAGAAACAATTTCGGGCCGCTATCGACTGGAGTTTTTTGGTTTTTTTGGGTTCCCTAATTGGCATGGTAGCCGTTATTCGCGAAACCCACCTTGATATCTGGTTGATGAACCAAATGGGATTTCTCACGGGGTTAATGGGCAGCAACATGGAGGTGTTTATTCTGGTGCTAGCATTGTCGCTGGCAGCAGTTAGGGTAGTGTTACCCATAAACGCCACAGTGGTTATTTTTGCCACATTATTAATTCCCGTTTCCACCAACCTCACGGTTAACCCTTGGCTTATTGGCTTTCTTATTTTATTGTTTGCAGAAAGTTTTTATCGGCCTTATCAGGCGTCCTATTATCTGTTGTTCCAAGAATTAACAAAAGGGGTGGTACCTGCAGGCGAACAGAAAATGCTGCTACTGAATATTGTTATAACTCTCATTAAATTAATTGCCGTCTATGCCAGCATGCCCTATTGGGCAAGCATGGGGTTACTCTAA
- a CDS encoding beta propeller repeat protein → MVRIVLLLLILTGCTSTQIAQSPAELFTTHGYAYIALPKTERLTIEVIEVATGKSYSLQPRASDYASLGYWLPAGDYRFKAMGEYKLTDYDAFSIEAGRLTNLGAFASFDIGEDNFVFLPFRHASLDAEVRAVMGENASWLSGSVIEWEMSVRPEPMKRVYESTGLGLIVDALTAYERKVNQVSLNEQLKETTDLKAFFNLARSTASPASIESAMDSNGNLYFGAEWGQIRVRNTQGEWHSIDTGTLEKINDVALHGNTLIAVTDKGHLRYSADMGRHWRQIDIAIEAQVFYDIDYVDGRWMVVGATTTFNNLGHRLLTNILVYALPENDLKSIKLVHQNEISQTYYFMPLHAESNADSYILYNFTDLMRLDLSTDQWAKITPPKQVNGFNISPDGKVISAFLNGGMFSNLFYSMDNGESWTKMPQPSYPTIDVVMTSPNEGRAVRYDVGAFSVQLEINEYSAANKKWKKTVDAPKACTQILTDNNRTPRFCVTRGGSLFALTDGEWVPEFLLN, encoded by the coding sequence ATGGTTCGAATAGTGCTTCTACTTTTAATCCTCACCGGTTGCACTAGTACACAAATCGCGCAATCACCGGCAGAACTTTTTACTACTCACGGTTACGCTTACATCGCACTGCCCAAGACCGAGCGTTTGACCATTGAAGTAATCGAAGTAGCTACCGGTAAAAGTTATAGCTTGCAGCCCAGAGCGTCGGATTATGCCTCGTTAGGTTATTGGTTGCCGGCGGGTGACTATCGCTTTAAAGCTATGGGCGAATATAAACTTACTGACTACGATGCATTCTCAATTGAGGCTGGCCGATTAACCAACCTTGGTGCTTTCGCTTCGTTTGATATAGGTGAAGATAACTTTGTGTTCTTACCCTTTCGGCACGCCTCGTTAGACGCAGAAGTTCGGGCGGTTATGGGGGAGAACGCTTCTTGGTTAAGTGGCTCTGTAATAGAGTGGGAAATGTCAGTTCGCCCCGAGCCAATGAAGCGTGTATATGAAAGTACGGGGTTGGGCTTGATTGTTGATGCGCTAACGGCCTACGAGCGTAAAGTGAATCAAGTATCATTGAATGAACAATTAAAAGAGACCACCGATCTAAAGGCTTTTTTTAACCTGGCTCGGTCTACTGCTTCTCCTGCTTCCATCGAATCCGCTATGGATAGTAACGGCAATCTATATTTCGGCGCTGAATGGGGTCAAATTAGAGTGCGAAATACCCAAGGGGAATGGCATTCAATTGATACGGGAACATTGGAAAAAATTAACGATGTTGCCTTACATGGCAATACCTTGATCGCGGTAACGGACAAGGGGCACCTTCGTTACAGTGCGGATATGGGCCGCCATTGGCGGCAAATCGATATCGCTATCGAGGCTCAAGTCTTTTACGATATCGACTATGTTGATGGTAGATGGATGGTAGTGGGGGCGACGACTACATTTAATAATTTGGGGCATAGATTACTGACCAATATATTGGTTTACGCCTTGCCTGAAAACGACTTGAAATCCATTAAGTTGGTTCATCAAAACGAAATAAGTCAAACGTATTATTTTATGCCGCTTCATGCTGAGAGTAATGCCGATTCCTATATTTTGTACAATTTCACTGATTTGATGCGTTTAGACTTATCTACTGATCAATGGGCCAAAATTACGCCACCAAAGCAGGTTAATGGTTTTAATATTTCTCCTGATGGAAAAGTGATTAGTGCGTTTTTAAATGGCGGCATGTTCTCAAACTTGTTTTACTCCATGGATAACGGTGAGAGCTGGACTAAAATGCCGCAGCCTTCCTACCCTACGATTGATGTCGTTATGACCTCGCCTAACGAGGGTCGCGCGGTACGCTATGATGTGGGTGCATTTAGTGTTCAGTTAGAAATTAACGAATATAGTGCAGCCAATAAAAAATGGAAGAAAACGGTTGATGCTCCAAAAGCTTGTACACAGATCTTAACGGATAATAACCGTACGCCGCGATTTTGTGTAACTCGTGGGGGTAGCCTCTTTGCGCTGACTGATGGTGAGTGGGTGCCGGAATTTTTGCTAAATTAA